The genomic region TAACACTTTCTTGAACAAGTTTGAGTTCAAGCCACCACACAAGCCTCGATCGGACGAGATAATGATGTAAGCAACACGCTTTGGTTCACGCTGTTGCAGGTATGGGTGCTGGTACTCCAGTGAACCCGATGCGACATGAGAGATAACTTGGCGCATGTTCTCGGCGTAAGGCCGCGTTTGCGTCATGTTGTCTTGAACTTTGCGCATCTTACTTGCTGCAACCATTTCCATTGCACTGGTGATTTTCTGAGTGTTACTAACACTGGCTATCTTGGTGCGAATTTCTTTAGTACTTGCCATAATCTGCTCCTATTTGTTTTGATTTCCAGCTAACAAACCGGAGCACTTACCAAGCTTTCATGCCAACAAAACCATCTAGAATCTCTTTAAGAGCACTCTCGATGTTGTCGTTGTAATCGCCAGTCGCGTTAATTTTGTCGAATAATGCTGGGTTTTGACCTTTGGCGTAAGCGATCAGCTCTTCTTCAAAACGGGCTATGTTGTTTAGTTCAACACCCGCGAGATAGCCTTTCTCTGCTGCGTAAATAACCGTTGCTTGCTCAGCGACCGACATAGGAGAGTATTGCTTTTGTTTCATTAATTCGGTTACACGCTCACCATGGTCGAGTTGTTTTCGGGTCATCTCATCTAAATCAGAAGAGAACTGAGCGAATGCCGCTAGCTCGCGGTATTGAGCTAATGAAGTACGGATACCACCAGACAATTTCTTGATGATCTTGCACTGTGCCGCACCACCCACACGAGATACTGAGATCCCCGGATCGACTGCAGGACGTAGACCTGAGTTAAACAATTGGGTTTGTAGGAAAACCTGACCGTCAGTGATTGAGATTACGTTGGTTGGTACGAACGCAGACACGTCACCCGCTTGAGTTTCAATGATAGGAAGCGCGGTTAATGAGCCAGTTTGGCCTTTAACTTCACCGTTAGTGAACTTTTCTACATACTCTGCATTCACTCTTGCTGCACGTTCTAGTAGGCGTGAGTGAAGGTAGAATACGTCGCCAGGGAAGGCTTCACGACCCGGTGGGCGTTTAAGTAGCAATGAGATTTGACGGTACGCTACCGCTTGTTTGGATAGATCATCATAAATGATCAGTGCATCTTCACCGCGGTCACGGAAGTATTCACCCATGGTGCAACCCGCGTAGGGTGCTAGGTATTGCAGCGCTGCTGATTCTGATGCAGATGCAACAACCACGATGGTGTTTTTAAGTGCATCGTGCTCTTCGAGCTTGCGAACAACGTTAGCGATGGTTGATGCTTTCTGACCAATTGCCACATACACGCATTTGATGCCAGAATCTTTTTGGTTGATGATCGCATCGATTGCCAAAGCGGTTTTACCTGTCTGACGGTCACCGATGATCAGCTCACGTTGACCACGACCAATAGGTACCATGGTATCTACAGCTTTATAGCCAGTCTGAATTGGCTGGTCTACAGACTTACGTTCAATTACCCCTGGTGCAATGACTTCTACTGGGTCAAGACGGTCACAACTTATTGGGCCTTTACCATCAATCGGTTCACCTAAGGTGTTCACTACACGTCCCAGAAGTCCGTTACCGACAGGTACTTCTAAGATGCGCCCCGTGCCTTTCACTTTCATGCCTTCAGAAAGGTCAATGTAAGGACCCATTACCACCGCGCCAACAGAGTGGGTGTCTAGGTTAAGTGCAAGTGCGTACTTGCCACCTGGTAGCTCGATCATCTCGCCTTGCATGACATCAGCAAGGCCATTGATTGTGATGATGCCATCACGAACCGATACGATAGTGCCTTCGTTGCGAGCTTCGGTGCTCACATTAAATTTCGAGATGCGTTCTTTGATTAGATCGCTGATTTCATTTGAGTTTAATTGCATAATTGTTACCTATCTCGCGTGAAGTTGATGAGCCAATCGGTCAATTGATGTGTTTAACGAACCATCGATCACGGTTTCACCCGCCTTGATGACCATTCCACCCACTAGCGTGTCATCAATAACCTGCTTCATTTCAACCTGACGCTCTAATTTCTTCTCAAGTGCAGCTGTTAATGACGTAACTTGATCTTGTGTCAGTATTTCTGAACTGGTGACAGTGACAGGCACTACACGTTCATGTTCGTCCTTGAGCTCGCAGAACAATTCAAACAGGTCTCTTACAACAGAAAGGCGGCCGTTCTCGGCCAAGACTCGAATGAGATTAATGACGTGGTCATCAACGAGGCCTTGGCAAATATGAATGATGAGGTTTGCCAACTCTTCGGTTTGTTGTGTAGGAGCACCTTCTGCAGACGAAATCTGACTAGCGATTGTTTCTTCTTCCGCGACAGCCACAAGAATGGACAGCATTGAGTGCCACTCTTGTAACTGGTTCTCACCTAAAGCGAATTCAAACGATGCTTTGGCGTAGGGATGAGCAATATTGGTGT from Vibrio gigantis harbors:
- a CDS encoding F0F1 ATP synthase subunit delta, yielding MSDYTNIAHPYAKASFEFALGENQLQEWHSMLSILVAVAEEETIASQISSAEGAPTQQTEELANLIIHICQGLVDDHVINLIRVLAENGRLSVVRDLFELFCELKDEHERVVPVTVTSSEILTQDQVTSLTAALEKKLERQVEMKQVIDDTLVGGMVIKAGETVIDGSLNTSIDRLAHQLHAR
- the atpA gene encoding F0F1 ATP synthase subunit alpha, with translation MQLNSNEISDLIKERISKFNVSTEARNEGTIVSVRDGIITINGLADVMQGEMIELPGGKYALALNLDTHSVGAVVMGPYIDLSEGMKVKGTGRILEVPVGNGLLGRVVNTLGEPIDGKGPISCDRLDPVEVIAPGVIERKSVDQPIQTGYKAVDTMVPIGRGQRELIIGDRQTGKTALAIDAIINQKDSGIKCVYVAIGQKASTIANVVRKLEEHDALKNTIVVVASASESAALQYLAPYAGCTMGEYFRDRGEDALIIYDDLSKQAVAYRQISLLLKRPPGREAFPGDVFYLHSRLLERAARVNAEYVEKFTNGEVKGQTGSLTALPIIETQAGDVSAFVPTNVISITDGQVFLQTQLFNSGLRPAVDPGISVSRVGGAAQCKIIKKLSGGIRTSLAQYRELAAFAQFSSDLDEMTRKQLDHGERVTELMKQKQYSPMSVAEQATVIYAAEKGYLAGVELNNIARFEEELIAYAKGQNPALFDKINATGDYNDNIESALKEILDGFVGMKAW